One genomic segment of Marinobacter sp. F4206 includes these proteins:
- a CDS encoding HDOD domain-containing protein, translated as MALAARLERFLARKGIPYTDLRIDQATNLGAAVIASGQPQSDFIQATLLIDISGAVLAVHKFDSSLDLDAVRQLTGRNLQPLTARQTMRLFSDCDPGFIPPIGAAYDLQVLVDEDVSRAERVLLAGGTDHGLLEMEGRHLRLALAGSRAGHLVIRGQGNGGRTALTLDEVADKLQQLYRLPPMPALALRILRLTANTEATARELAELIEFDPSLTAQIMRYARSALFNYPGQINSVQEAVTRVLGFDRVAHIALGIASVRAFDVPRKGMLGMDSFWRHSLYCAFLCQSLAPHCGVDKGLAYLCGLLHNFGLLLVGHLFPAEFEELNALREANPEASMQSLEQQVFGHSQNEQVLAVGHGAIGGILHRLWQLPDPVIKSAGMHQYAGYHGDHERYVLMVQLANALLKARGIGDEFNPDDVPSLLEGLGLSPGVVDALELEMDRVAPDLDALATSLSS; from the coding sequence GTGGCTCTCGCTGCGCGACTGGAACGATTTCTGGCCCGGAAGGGCATACCCTACACCGATCTTCGGATCGACCAGGCGACCAATCTTGGTGCAGCGGTGATTGCCTCCGGGCAGCCACAGTCGGACTTCATTCAGGCTACTTTGCTGATCGACATCAGTGGTGCCGTGTTGGCCGTCCACAAATTCGACAGTTCGCTGGATCTCGATGCCGTCCGTCAGCTCACCGGTCGCAACCTGCAGCCGCTCACCGCCCGCCAGACCATGAGATTGTTCAGTGATTGTGATCCCGGCTTCATCCCACCCATTGGTGCGGCCTATGATCTGCAAGTCCTGGTGGACGAGGATGTGTCCCGGGCCGAGCGGGTTCTGCTTGCCGGCGGAACCGACCACGGGTTGCTGGAAATGGAGGGTCGTCACCTGAGGCTGGCCCTGGCCGGGAGCAGAGCTGGACACCTGGTGATCCGGGGGCAGGGCAATGGTGGTCGGACGGCGCTCACCCTGGACGAAGTCGCCGACAAACTCCAGCAGTTGTATCGGCTGCCGCCCATGCCGGCCCTTGCCCTGCGGATCCTGCGCCTGACAGCCAACACCGAGGCCACCGCCCGGGAGCTTGCGGAGCTGATCGAATTCGATCCCAGCCTGACCGCCCAGATCATGCGCTATGCCCGTTCAGCACTGTTCAACTATCCAGGCCAGATCAACTCGGTCCAGGAAGCGGTAACGCGGGTGCTCGGTTTCGATCGGGTAGCCCATATTGCCCTGGGGATCGCCTCGGTGCGGGCATTCGATGTGCCCCGCAAGGGTATGCTGGGCATGGACAGTTTCTGGCGCCATTCCCTGTATTGCGCCTTCCTGTGTCAGAGTCTGGCGCCCCATTGTGGCGTCGACAAAGGCCTGGCGTACCTGTGCGGTTTGCTGCACAACTTCGGGCTGTTGCTGGTGGGACATCTGTTTCCTGCGGAATTCGAGGAGCTGAACGCCCTGCGCGAGGCTAACCCGGAGGCCAGCATGCAGTCCCTTGAGCAGCAGGTATTCGGCCACTCCCAAAATGAACAGGTTCTCGCCGTCGGTCATGGCGCCATTGGTGGCATCCTGCACCGTCTCTGGCAACTGCCTGACCCGGTGATCAAGTCGGCCGGAATGCACCAGTATGCGGGCTATCACGGTGACCATGAACGCTATGTGCTGATGGTTCAGCTGGCCAATGCCCTGCTCAAGGCGCGTGGGATTGGCGATGAATTCAACCCCGACGACGTTCCCTCACTTCTTGAAGGGCTTGGGCTTTCTCCCGGTGTGGTGGACGCTCTCGAGCTTGAGATGGACCGTGTTGCCCCGGATCTGGACGCACTGGCCACATCCCTGTCATCCTGA
- the adk gene encoding adenylate kinase has protein sequence MRIIMLGAPGAGKGTQAQFITERFDIPQISTGDMLRAAVKAESELGKQVKEVMATGGLVSDDIIIALIEERIQQPDCKNGFLLDGFPRTIPQAEALKDQGIAIDFVVEIAVDDEEIVSRLSGRRVHEGSGRIYHVKYDPPKVEGKDDETGETLVQREDDKEETVRKRLKIYHDQTAPLVGYYQDWADKAPDAAPKYVRVEGVGSLDSIRDQILSKLQ, from the coding sequence ATGCGAATCATCATGTTAGGCGCGCCGGGCGCGGGCAAGGGGACGCAGGCCCAGTTCATCACTGAACGCTTCGATATCCCCCAGATTTCCACCGGTGACATGTTGCGTGCCGCGGTCAAGGCCGAATCCGAGCTTGGCAAACAGGTCAAGGAGGTTATGGCGACCGGCGGTCTGGTGTCTGATGACATCATCATCGCACTGATCGAGGAGCGTATTCAGCAGCCGGACTGCAAGAACGGCTTCCTGCTGGACGGTTTCCCACGCACCATCCCCCAGGCCGAAGCGCTGAAGGACCAGGGCATCGCAATTGATTTCGTGGTGGAGATTGCGGTGGATGATGAGGAAATTGTCAGCCGCCTCTCCGGCCGTCGTGTCCACGAGGGCAGTGGCCGTATCTATCACGTAAAATATGATCCGCCCAAGGTTGAGGGCAAGGACGACGAAACTGGCGAAACACTGGTCCAGCGTGAAGACGACAAGGAAGAGACCGTTCGCAAGCGCCTGAAGATCTACCACGATCAGACCGCACCGCTGGTGGGGTATTACCAGGACTGGGCCGACAAAGCACCGGATGCAGCGCCGAAGTACGTGCGCGTGGAAGGGGTTGGCAGCCTTGACAGCATTCGTGACCAGATTCTGTCCAAGCTTCAGTAA
- the ppc gene encoding phosphoenolpyruvate carboxylase has protein sequence MTELHPDLRENVRMLGDLLGQSIQRYPGQECYELIEEIRAAAKGDRCQESGSGQRLVSLLGKLSDDELLPVTRAFNQFLNLVNLAEQYHGIRRKRGHQSDLMVESLSEVFERLKSGGVSPDELHERVANLRIEFVLTAHPTEVARRTLIMKYDEMSECLSQLDHDDLMAAEREEVVERLSRLVTEAWHTDEIRHERPTAVDEAKWGFAVIENSLWQALPRFLSSLDAALSESTGRGLPLQASPIRIASWMGGDRDGNPNVTHQVTRKVFLLGRWMAADLYLRDIQALRAELSMWRANDELRERVGDAREPYRQVLAELRERLVKTRDWAEAGVKGETADATDILFENEDFTAPLELCYRSLVDCGLESIANGPLLDTIRRAHTFGLPLIRLDIRQEASRHAEAVAEMVDYLGLGDYLSWSEADRQAFLVEELQGRRPLVPRNWEPSEQVREVLATCEVVAQQTPQALGSYVISMASKPSDVLSVILLLREAGMKYPMRVVPLFETLDDLQGAPDSMASLYEVDWYREYCQGRQEVMIGYSDSSKDAGQLMAAWAQYQAQEKLTEVANRYGVHLTLFHGRGGTVGRGGGPANRAILSQPPGSVNGSFRITEQGEMIRFKFGLPHLAVQSLTLYTTAVIEATLAPPPAPEPEWRETMDWLTERSLKAYREVVRENPDFVPYFRQVTPEQALGKLALGSRPARRKATGGVESLRAIPWIFAWTQMRLMLPSWLGSDVALEAAARDNRLPVLREMMKGWPFFRTYVDMLEMVLAKSDLRIASYYEQTLLDDDKLRALGEDLRERLQRCIQRLLELKEQTDLLEGEPVFAHSMRVRNPYTDPLHYLQAELLRRNRESEGKGEVPELVERALKVTMAGIAAGMRNTG, from the coding sequence GTGACTGAGCTACATCCCGATCTCCGAGAGAATGTACGTATGCTGGGGGACCTGCTGGGTCAGAGCATCCAGCGATACCCCGGGCAGGAGTGTTACGAACTGATTGAGGAGATCCGCGCGGCGGCCAAGGGCGACCGGTGTCAGGAGAGTGGTTCCGGGCAACGCCTGGTCAGCCTGCTGGGCAAACTGAGCGATGACGAACTGCTGCCGGTGACCCGGGCGTTCAACCAGTTTCTCAACCTCGTCAACCTGGCCGAACAGTACCACGGTATCCGGCGTAAGCGGGGGCATCAGTCGGACCTGATGGTGGAGTCCCTGAGTGAGGTTTTCGAACGCCTGAAATCAGGCGGCGTCAGTCCGGATGAACTCCACGAACGAGTGGCAAACCTGCGCATTGAGTTCGTGCTGACGGCGCACCCGACGGAGGTTGCGCGCCGGACTCTGATTATGAAGTACGACGAGATGTCCGAGTGTCTGTCGCAACTGGATCACGATGATCTGATGGCGGCCGAGCGTGAGGAAGTGGTCGAGCGGCTCTCCCGCCTCGTGACCGAGGCCTGGCATACCGACGAGATTCGCCATGAGCGGCCAACGGCGGTGGACGAGGCCAAGTGGGGCTTTGCGGTTATAGAGAACAGTCTGTGGCAGGCTCTGCCGCGTTTTCTGAGCAGCCTTGATGCCGCCCTGTCCGAATCGACAGGACGGGGGTTGCCGCTGCAGGCATCCCCCATCCGTATTGCGTCATGGATGGGCGGGGACCGGGACGGGAATCCCAACGTGACCCATCAGGTTACCCGGAAGGTTTTCCTGCTCGGTCGATGGATGGCGGCTGACCTTTATTTGCGGGATATCCAGGCACTGCGTGCCGAGCTGTCCATGTGGCGGGCCAATGACGAACTCCGGGAGCGCGTCGGCGATGCCCGGGAACCGTATCGGCAGGTGCTGGCGGAACTGCGCGAACGGCTGGTAAAAACCCGCGACTGGGCAGAGGCCGGTGTTAAAGGCGAGACAGCCGATGCCACCGATATCCTGTTCGAGAACGAAGATTTCACTGCCCCCCTGGAATTATGCTATCGCTCGCTGGTGGACTGCGGTCTGGAATCCATCGCCAATGGCCCACTGCTGGATACCATCCGTCGCGCCCACACCTTTGGTCTGCCGCTGATACGCCTCGACATCCGCCAGGAGGCATCCCGCCATGCCGAGGCGGTGGCCGAGATGGTAGATTATCTTGGCCTTGGCGATTACCTGTCCTGGTCGGAAGCCGACCGTCAGGCGTTTTTGGTAGAGGAGCTTCAGGGTCGGCGGCCATTGGTGCCCCGAAACTGGGAACCTTCAGAGCAGGTCCGTGAAGTGCTCGCAACCTGCGAAGTCGTGGCTCAGCAGACGCCGCAGGCACTGGGATCCTATGTGATCTCCATGGCGAGCAAGCCGTCGGACGTGCTCAGTGTCATCCTGCTGCTGCGGGAAGCGGGAATGAAGTATCCCATGCGCGTGGTTCCCCTGTTCGAGACTCTGGATGACCTTCAGGGCGCCCCCGACAGCATGGCGTCGCTCTATGAGGTGGACTGGTACCGTGAGTACTGCCAGGGGCGTCAGGAAGTGATGATCGGTTACTCCGATTCGTCCAAGGATGCCGGCCAGCTCATGGCCGCGTGGGCACAGTACCAGGCCCAGGAAAAACTCACCGAGGTTGCCAATCGGTACGGGGTACACCTGACGCTGTTCCATGGTCGCGGCGGCACCGTCGGTCGTGGTGGCGGCCCTGCCAATCGGGCGATCCTTTCCCAGCCACCAGGGTCGGTAAATGGAAGTTTCCGAATTACCGAGCAGGGTGAAATGATCCGCTTCAAGTTCGGTTTGCCGCATCTGGCGGTGCAGAGCCTGACCCTCTATACCACGGCGGTAATTGAGGCGACGCTGGCGCCGCCGCCAGCTCCCGAGCCGGAGTGGCGCGAAACCATGGACTGGCTGACCGAGCGGTCCCTGAAGGCCTACCGTGAGGTGGTCCGTGAGAACCCGGACTTTGTGCCTTATTTCCGTCAGGTCACACCCGAGCAGGCGTTGGGCAAGCTTGCTCTGGGCAGCCGGCCGGCCCGGCGCAAGGCGACGGGTGGCGTCGAAAGCCTGCGCGCCATTCCCTGGATTTTCGCCTGGACCCAGATGCGGCTGATGCTGCCCAGCTGGCTGGGCAGTGACGTGGCGCTGGAGGCGGCGGCCAGGGACAATCGACTGCCGGTGCTGCGCGAGATGATGAAGGGGTGGCCTTTCTTCCGGACCTACGTGGATATGCTGGAAATGGTGTTGGCCAAGTCCGACCTGCGAATTGCCAGCTACTACGAGCAGACCCTGCTGGACGACGATAAATTGCGGGCACTCGGCGAGGACCTCCGGGAGCGTCTGCAGCGTTGCATTCAGCGCCTGCTGGAGTTGAAAGAACAGACGGATCTGCTGGAAGGCGAGCCGGTCTTTGCCCACTCCATGCGAGTTCGTAATCCTTACACGGACCCTCTGCATTACCTGCAGGCCGAGCTGCTCCGGCGCAATCGTGAGAGCGAGGGCAAAGGCGAAGTCCCGGAACTGGTAGAGCGGGCTCTAAAGGTGACTATGGCAGGTATTGCTGCAGGCATGCGCAACACCGGTTAA
- a CDS encoding UDP pyrophosphate phosphatase, which translates to MIGGINPGNNYGYQTGNNSPVRERGDAASAPASSPEKSADAARRDLADGRSLTTIERVPDTSLERRVEARRAAEDARLERFRADELPLPTARALSTFAVVAAAGQDSGGDSSLAGIDILV; encoded by the coding sequence ATGATCGGTGGTATCAATCCAGGAAACAACTACGGCTACCAGACCGGGAACAACAGCCCGGTCCGGGAACGGGGCGATGCTGCCAGTGCGCCGGCATCCTCCCCGGAGAAGTCCGCAGACGCTGCCCGCCGTGATCTCGCCGACGGTCGCTCGCTAACCACCATTGAGCGCGTACCCGATACCAGTCTGGAACGTCGGGTCGAGGCCCGGCGTGCCGCCGAAGATGCCCGTCTGGAGCGCTTTCGGGCTGACGAACTGCCATTGCCAACGGCCCGGGCCCTGTCTACCTTTGCGGTTGTTGCAGCCGCGGGGCAGGATTCCGGCGGCGACAGCTCGCTTGCCGGCATTGATATTCTGGTTTGA
- the tsaB gene encoding tRNA (adenosine(37)-N6)-threonylcarbamoyltransferase complex dimerization subunit type 1 TsaB, with amino-acid sequence MKLLALDTSSEGCSAALLVDGEISERFEIAPRGHTRLLMPMVRELLAEKSLVPADLDALAFACGPGSFTGLRIATGVVQGLAWGLDVPVVPVSSLATVALGAMNSMALQDDDAVAVAFDARMGEVYWGCFIRRDGLPEVQGNERVCPPSLVALEGRSEKWLGAGQGWRFQDQMPAEVVARMASVDDTLVPRAAWVARLAETGYRQGLAVPADQAQPVYIRDEVAWKKLPGRE; translated from the coding sequence GTGAAACTGCTGGCACTGGATACGTCATCGGAGGGCTGCTCGGCAGCCCTTCTTGTTGATGGCGAGATATCCGAACGTTTCGAGATTGCTCCGCGCGGCCACACCCGGCTGCTGATGCCAATGGTGCGGGAGCTGCTGGCTGAAAAGAGCCTGGTACCGGCGGACCTGGATGCGCTGGCCTTCGCCTGTGGCCCGGGTTCCTTCACCGGTCTTCGAATAGCGACGGGGGTGGTTCAGGGGCTGGCCTGGGGGCTGGATGTACCGGTGGTGCCGGTGTCCTCCCTCGCGACCGTTGCGCTCGGGGCGATGAACTCCATGGCGTTACAGGACGACGACGCGGTTGCCGTGGCGTTCGATGCCCGCATGGGGGAGGTTTACTGGGGTTGTTTTATTCGCCGCGACGGACTGCCGGAAGTGCAGGGCAACGAACGGGTTTGTCCGCCCTCTCTGGTTGCCCTCGAAGGTCGGTCCGAAAAATGGTTGGGAGCGGGTCAGGGCTGGCGCTTCCAGGACCAGATGCCGGCAGAGGTCGTTGCCCGGATGGCGTCTGTCGATGACACTCTGGTTCCGCGAGCGGCCTGGGTGGCCAGATTGGCGGAAACCGGATATCGCCAGGGCTTGGCGGTTCCTGCTGACCAGGCTCAGCCGGTGTATATCCGGGACGAGGTTGCCTGGAAAAAGCTGCCGGGTCGTGAGTAA